Proteins from a genomic interval of Oharaeibacter diazotrophicus:
- a CDS encoding ABC transporter ATP-binding protein has protein sequence MSFIDIRNLKKSFGPTTVVHDFSMAIEKGEFISFLGPSGCGKTTILRMIAGFETASGGEIRLAGADVTHLPPARRNVGMVFQAYALFPNMTVAENIAFGLKVAQKPQAEIKARVEEMLALIKLPQLADRYPYQMSGGQQQRVALARALAVRPQVLLLDEPLSALDAKIRVSLREDIRNLQRELGITTVFVTHDQEEALSISDRIVVMNEGRADQMGRPFEIYNYPQTRFVASFVGTLNLLKATVVDPSAGRLEIEGQGVIAEHGAEAHARGATCTVALRPEAVTIGEPGPGRNALSGLIEEVAFLGAIVRVRVRVGTAAISLDLFNDPTSPPPERGTAVTIAFDRDDLLVLKD, from the coding sequence ATGAGCTTCATCGACATCCGCAATCTCAAGAAGTCGTTCGGACCGACGACCGTGGTGCACGACTTCTCGATGGCGATCGAGAAGGGGGAGTTCATCTCCTTCCTCGGCCCGTCGGGCTGCGGCAAGACCACGATCCTCAGGATGATCGCCGGTTTCGAGACGGCGTCGGGCGGCGAGATCCGCCTCGCCGGGGCCGACGTCACCCACCTGCCGCCGGCCAGGCGCAACGTCGGCATGGTGTTCCAGGCCTACGCGCTCTTCCCCAACATGACCGTGGCGGAGAACATCGCCTTCGGTCTCAAGGTGGCGCAGAAGCCGCAGGCCGAGATCAAGGCGCGGGTGGAGGAGATGCTGGCGCTGATCAAGCTGCCGCAGCTCGCCGACCGCTACCCCTACCAGATGTCCGGCGGCCAGCAGCAGCGCGTCGCGCTCGCCCGCGCGCTGGCGGTGCGCCCGCAGGTGCTGCTCCTCGACGAGCCCCTGTCCGCGCTCGACGCCAAGATCCGCGTCAGCCTGCGCGAGGACATCCGCAACCTCCAGCGCGAGCTCGGCATCACCACCGTCTTCGTCACCCACGACCAGGAGGAGGCGCTGTCGATCTCCGACCGCATCGTGGTGATGAACGAGGGCCGGGCCGACCAGATGGGCCGGCCGTTCGAGATCTACAATTATCCGCAGACCCGCTTCGTGGCGTCCTTCGTCGGCACGCTGAACCTCCTGAAGGCCACCGTCGTCGATCCGTCCGCCGGGCGGCTCGAGATCGAGGGCCAGGGCGTCATCGCCGAGCACGGCGCCGAGGCCCATGCCCGCGGCGCCACCTGCACCGTAGCGCTCCGCCCGGAGGCGGTGACGATCGGCGAGCCGGGCCCGGGCCGCAACGCCCTCTCCGGCCTCATCGAGGAGGTCGCGTTCCTCGGCGCCATCGTTCGCGTCCGCGTCCGGGTCGGCACGGCGGCGATCTCGCTCGACCTCTTCAACGACCCGACCTCGCCGCCGCCCGAACGCGGCACCGCCGTCACGATCGCCTTCGACCGCGACGACCTCCTGGTCCTCAAGGACTGA
- a CDS encoding fasciclin domain-containing protein, with protein sequence MTSFRSVSAAVFIALASIGATTTLPALATGTVTVGGAPMYPDKTIVENAVNSKDHTTLVAAVKAAGLVDTLSGAGPFTVFAPVNEAFAALPAGTVDGLLKPENKAALTKVLTYHVVPGAYTAADLMAKIEAGGGKAMLKTVEGAELTLTRGDGTIDVTDAKGDVAKVTIADVRQSNGVIHVVDGVLLPG encoded by the coding sequence ATGACCTCGTTCCGCAGTGTTTCCGCCGCCGTCTTCATCGCGCTCGCCTCGATCGGCGCCACGACGACGCTGCCGGCCCTCGCGACGGGCACGGTGACCGTGGGCGGTGCGCCGATGTATCCGGACAAGACCATCGTCGAGAACGCGGTGAACTCGAAGGACCACACCACGCTGGTCGCGGCCGTGAAGGCGGCCGGTCTGGTCGACACGCTGTCCGGCGCCGGCCCGTTCACGGTGTTCGCGCCGGTGAACGAGGCCTTCGCCGCGCTGCCGGCCGGCACCGTCGACGGCCTCCTGAAGCCCGAGAACAAGGCGGCGCTGACCAAGGTGCTGACCTACCACGTCGTGCCCGGCGCCTACACCGCCGCCGACCTGATGGCCAAGATCGAGGCCGGCGGCGGCAAGGCGATGCTGAAGACCGTCGAAGGCGCCGAACTCACCCTGACCCGCGGCGACGGCACCATCGACGTCACCGACGCCAAGGGCGACGTCGCCAAGGTCACGATCGCCGACGTCCGGCAGTCCAACGGCGTGATCCACGTGGTCGACGGCGTGCTGCTGCCGGGCTGA
- the uvrC gene encoding excinuclease ABC subunit UvrC: MTDTPGPSGDTDAPIDPALLPLADEDDEAGPTPDLELEPTDEAEGSEVDLDSGETRKGAAVVAAMVKVLPNAPGVYRMLDAKGDVLYVGKAKSLKKRVANYVRLGQLPTRIIRMVQATAAMEFVRTATETEALLLEANLIKQLRPRFNVLLRDDKSFPYILIAEDHAAPQLVKHRGARTRKGRYFGPFASAGAVGRTINALQKAFLIRTCSDSVYETRTRPCLLHQIKRCAAPCTGEIATADYAELVREADAFLSGRSQAVKDELATAMNRAAEDLDFESAAVYRDRLAALSHVQSHQGINPQGVEEADVFAVHQEGGQTCVQVFFFRTGQNWGNHAFFPKAGGSEGGEVLSSFVAQFYDDKPVPRLVLVSHELEDMELMARALSEKAGHRVEVAEPRRGEKKDLVDHAVQNAREALARRLADSSSQLKLMEGVGRVFGLADTPRRIEVYDNSHIMGTNPVGAMIVAGPGGFMKTHYRKFNIRGADITPGDDFGMMREVMTRRFSRLMKEHGSKETAPRDEDGFGPWPDLVLIDGGAGQLSAAKAILDEIGLVDVPLVGVAKGPDRDAGRERFFVPGRADFMLPTRDPVLYFVQRLRDEAHRFAIGSHRARRSKQITQGGLQEIPGVGPTRKRALLNHFGTLKAIQRAALSDLEAVPGVSAATAKAIYDYFHESG; encoded by the coding sequence ATGACAGACACCCCAGGCCCCTCCGGCGACACCGACGCACCGATCGATCCCGCGCTCCTCCCCCTCGCCGACGAGGACGACGAGGCCGGCCCGACGCCCGACCTCGAGCTGGAGCCGACCGACGAGGCCGAGGGGTCCGAGGTCGACCTCGACTCCGGCGAGACGCGCAAGGGCGCGGCGGTGGTCGCGGCCATGGTGAAGGTGCTGCCCAACGCGCCGGGCGTCTACCGGATGCTCGACGCCAAGGGCGACGTGCTCTACGTCGGCAAGGCCAAGAGCCTGAAGAAGCGCGTCGCCAACTACGTCCGCCTCGGCCAGCTGCCGACCCGCATCATCCGCATGGTGCAGGCGACGGCGGCGATGGAATTCGTGCGCACCGCCACCGAGACCGAGGCGCTGCTGCTCGAGGCCAACCTGATCAAGCAGCTCAGGCCGCGCTTCAACGTGCTGCTGCGCGACGACAAGAGCTTCCCCTACATCCTGATCGCCGAGGACCACGCCGCGCCGCAGCTGGTCAAGCACCGCGGCGCCCGCACCCGCAAGGGCCGCTACTTCGGTCCGTTCGCCTCGGCGGGTGCGGTCGGGCGCACCATCAACGCGCTGCAGAAGGCGTTCCTGATCCGCACCTGCTCGGACTCGGTCTACGAGACGCGGACGCGGCCTTGCCTGCTGCACCAGATCAAGCGCTGCGCCGCCCCCTGCACCGGCGAGATCGCCACGGCCGACTACGCCGAACTGGTGCGCGAGGCCGACGCCTTCCTGTCCGGCCGCAGCCAGGCGGTCAAGGACGAGCTCGCCACCGCCATGAACCGCGCCGCCGAGGACCTCGACTTCGAGAGCGCCGCAGTCTACCGCGACCGTCTCGCCGCGCTCAGCCACGTGCAGTCGCACCAGGGCATCAACCCGCAGGGCGTCGAAGAGGCCGACGTCTTCGCCGTCCACCAGGAGGGCGGGCAGACCTGCGTCCAGGTGTTCTTCTTCCGCACCGGCCAGAACTGGGGCAACCACGCGTTCTTCCCGAAGGCCGGCGGCAGCGAGGGCGGCGAGGTGCTGTCGTCCTTCGTGGCGCAGTTCTACGACGACAAGCCGGTGCCGCGGCTGGTGCTGGTCAGCCACGAGCTCGAGGACATGGAGCTGATGGCCCGCGCCCTCTCCGAGAAGGCCGGCCACCGCGTCGAGGTCGCCGAGCCCCGGCGCGGCGAGAAGAAGGACCTCGTCGACCACGCCGTCCAGAACGCCCGCGAGGCGCTCGCCCGCCGGCTCGCCGATTCCTCCTCGCAGCTGAAGCTGATGGAGGGCGTCGGCCGGGTGTTCGGCCTCGCCGACACGCCGCGGCGGATCGAGGTCTACGACAACTCGCACATCATGGGCACCAACCCGGTCGGCGCGATGATCGTCGCCGGGCCCGGCGGCTTCATGAAGACCCACTACCGCAAGTTCAACATCCGCGGGGCCGACATCACGCCCGGCGACGACTTCGGCATGATGCGCGAGGTGATGACCCGGCGCTTCTCGCGGCTGATGAAGGAGCACGGCAGCAAGGAGACCGCCCCGCGCGACGAGGACGGCTTCGGCCCCTGGCCGGACCTGGTGCTGATCGACGGCGGCGCCGGCCAGCTCTCGGCCGCCAAGGCGATCCTCGACGAGATCGGCCTCGTCGACGTGCCGCTGGTCGGCGTCGCCAAGGGCCCGGACCGCGACGCCGGCCGCGAGCGCTTCTTCGTCCCCGGCCGGGCCGACTTCATGCTGCCGACCCGCGACCCGGTGCTCTACTTCGTCCAGCGCCTGCGCGACGAGGCGCACCGCTTCGCGATCGGCTCGCACCGCGCCCGCCGCAGCAAGCAGATCACCCAGGGCGGCCTGCAGGAGATCCCGGGCGTCGGCCCGACCCGCAAGCGCGCCCTGCTCAACCATTTCGGCACGCTGAAGGCGATCCAGCGCGCCGCCCTCTCCGACCTCGAGGCGGTGCCGGGCGTCTCCGCCGCCACCGCCAAGGCGATCTACGACTATTTCCACGAGAGCGGGTGA
- a CDS encoding EF-hand domain-containing protein, producing the protein MRKTTLAIVGAAIVATGSLAAVGAYAADGWGWRHGHGRHAMFGEGGPGPMGGPMGGPALGLIGGPEGLKALDTDKDGKLTKAEIEAGLAQRFPGVDAGLTIQQFEPLYWKLHHERMVRAFQFLDRDGDGKVTSAELQAVTDGVFERMDRNGDGALSKEDRPERGPGRHGRHGDWNGPGPHGPNGPGPNAPQGAGPDVDGPDGDEVPVPPPAQ; encoded by the coding sequence ATGAGGAAGACCACGCTCGCCATCGTCGGCGCCGCCATCGTCGCCACCGGCTCGCTCGCCGCGGTCGGCGCCTACGCCGCCGACGGCTGGGGCTGGCGCCACGGTCACGGCCGGCACGCGATGTTCGGCGAGGGCGGCCCCGGCCCGATGGGTGGCCCGATGGGCGGCCCGGCCCTCGGCCTGATCGGCGGTCCCGAGGGGCTGAAGGCGCTCGACACCGACAAGGACGGCAAGCTGACCAAGGCCGAGATCGAGGCCGGGCTCGCCCAGCGCTTCCCCGGCGTCGACGCCGGCCTGACCATCCAGCAGTTCGAGCCGCTGTACTGGAAGCTGCACCACGAGCGCATGGTGCGCGCCTTCCAGTTCCTCGACCGCGACGGCGACGGCAAGGTGACGTCGGCAGAACTGCAGGCCGTCACCGACGGCGTGTTCGAACGGATGGATCGCAACGGCGACGGCGCGCTGTCGAAGGAGGACCGCCCGGAGCGCGGCCCGGGTCGGCACGGCCGGCACGGCGACTGGAACGGTCCCGGCCCGCACGGCCCGAACGGCCCCGGCCCGAACGCGCCCCAGGGCGCCGGTCCGGACGTCGACGGCCCGGACGGCGACGAGGTCCCGGTTCCGCCGCCGGCGCAGTGA
- a CDS encoding SDR family oxidoreductase: MYVHERGVAVVTGAARRIGRAIALDLAAHGHAVAVHCNASREEAEEVAEEIRHGQGRAMVVTADLADPAAVARVMAEVEAGLGVPTVLVNNASLFERDEVLTLDPDLYARHMAVNLTAPVFLARDLARRLPADREGLVINMIDQRVWRLTPMFFSYTLAKSALWTATQTLAQGLAPKVRVAGIGPGPTLANTRQSPADFRRQTEAVPLRRGPGLAEVTAAIRFVLETPSFTGQMLALDGGQHLAWETPDVVGVGE, from the coding sequence ATGTACGTTCACGAGAGAGGCGTCGCCGTCGTCACGGGCGCAGCGCGGCGGATCGGCCGGGCGATCGCGCTCGACCTCGCTGCCCACGGCCACGCCGTGGCGGTGCACTGCAACGCCTCGCGCGAGGAGGCCGAGGAGGTGGCCGAGGAGATCCGCCACGGCCAGGGCCGGGCGATGGTGGTCACGGCCGATCTCGCCGATCCCGCCGCGGTGGCGCGGGTGATGGCCGAGGTCGAGGCCGGCCTCGGCGTGCCGACCGTGCTTGTCAACAACGCCTCGCTGTTCGAGCGCGACGAGGTGCTGACCCTCGACCCCGATCTCTACGCCCGCCACATGGCGGTCAACCTGACCGCGCCGGTGTTCCTCGCCCGCGACCTCGCACGCCGCCTGCCGGCCGACCGCGAGGGCTTGGTGATCAACATGATCGACCAGCGGGTCTGGCGGCTGACGCCGATGTTCTTCTCCTACACGCTGGCGAAGTCGGCGCTATGGACGGCCACGCAGACGCTCGCCCAGGGGCTCGCGCCGAAGGTGCGCGTCGCCGGCATCGGTCCGGGGCCGACCCTCGCCAACACCCGCCAGAGCCCGGCCGACTTCCGCCGCCAGACCGAGGCGGTGCCGCTGCGCCGCGGGCCCGGCCTCGCCGAGGTCACCGCCGCGATCCGCTTCGTGCTGGAGACGCCGAGCTTCACCGGCCAGATGCTCGCCCTCGACGGCGGCCAGCACCTCGCCTGGGAGACCCCCGACGTGGTCGGCGTCGGGGAGTGA
- the speB gene encoding agmatinase encodes MSGIPTFAVPPTFLGVTNTSRDADYVVAGIPLDVGVTNRTGARSGPAAVRAASRMLTDGAHPHFWVEPAAMPVADVGDFAIALGDIAKSLALIEAQAEGLKHLLAIGGEHGVSLALLRALRKRVGAPLAMVHFDAHVDTWPDNFGQVYGHGSPFFHAIEEGLIDPARTIQIGIRSPVQREVWDWTVGKGVTILSAQDVHEIGPAAVAERVRAVVGTAPAYFTYDVDCLDPAFAPGTGTPEFAGLLPWQVQAIIRRLGGLDFVGMDVVEVAPAYDVAEITALSAATVVWEYLALLGSR; translated from the coding sequence ATGTCGGGCATTCCCACTTTCGCCGTTCCGCCGACCTTCCTCGGCGTGACGAACACGTCCCGTGACGCCGACTACGTCGTCGCCGGCATTCCGCTCGACGTCGGCGTCACCAACCGGACCGGGGCGCGGTCGGGGCCGGCGGCGGTGCGGGCGGCGAGCCGGATGCTGACCGACGGGGCGCATCCGCATTTCTGGGTCGAGCCGGCGGCGATGCCGGTGGCCGACGTCGGCGACTTCGCGATCGCCCTCGGCGACATCGCGAAGAGCCTCGCCCTGATCGAGGCGCAGGCGGAGGGGCTGAAGCACCTGCTCGCCATCGGCGGCGAGCACGGCGTGTCGCTGGCGCTGCTCCGGGCGCTTCGCAAGCGGGTCGGCGCGCCGCTCGCCATGGTCCATTTCGACGCCCACGTCGACACCTGGCCCGACAACTTCGGGCAGGTCTACGGCCACGGTTCGCCGTTCTTCCACGCCATCGAGGAGGGCCTGATCGACCCGGCCCGCACCATCCAGATCGGCATCCGCTCGCCGGTGCAGCGCGAGGTGTGGGACTGGACGGTCGGCAAGGGCGTCACCATCCTCTCCGCCCAGGACGTCCACGAGATCGGCCCGGCCGCGGTGGCCGAGCGCGTCCGCGCCGTGGTCGGCACCGCGCCGGCCTATTTCACCTACGACGTCGACTGTCTCGATCCCGCCTTCGCGCCGGGCACCGGCACGCCGGAATTCGCCGGCCTGCTGCCCTGGCAGGTCCAGGCGATCATCCGCCGCCTCGGCGGCCTCGACTTCGTCGGCATGGACGTGGTCGAGGTGGCGCCGGCCTACGACGTCGCCGAGATCACCGCGCTGTCGGCCGCCACCGTGGTCTGGGAGTACCTCGCCCTGCTCGGCAGCCGCTGA
- a CDS encoding outer membrane protein, whose protein sequence is MTRVIAALLAGSTLALAAPAYAADLNEPIPAAPVAEAEPVATAFDWTGAYVGANVGYGWGEYDVRTAGGKSSKDASGFTGGLYAGYNYTVAPNVVVGAEIDAQLGPSESFNVNGTGVKTSTLYYGTARGRVGYAFDSFLVYGTAGLAYGAGEAKFNGGSDDNLHVGWTAGAGIEAALTQNITARAEYLYVDTSEETYHVNGQSAKADLDGSLVRFGLGYKF, encoded by the coding sequence ATGACCCGTGTGATCGCCGCCCTCCTGGCCGGATCCACCCTCGCCCTCGCCGCTCCGGCCTACGCCGCCGACCTCAACGAGCCGATCCCCGCCGCGCCGGTCGCCGAAGCCGAGCCGGTCGCGACCGCCTTCGACTGGACCGGCGCCTACGTCGGCGCCAACGTCGGCTACGGCTGGGGCGAGTACGACGTGCGCACCGCCGGCGGCAAGTCCTCCAAGGACGCCAGCGGCTTCACCGGCGGCCTCTACGCCGGCTACAACTACACCGTCGCCCCGAACGTGGTGGTCGGCGCCGAGATCGACGCCCAGCTCGGCCCGAGCGAGAGCTTCAACGTCAACGGCACCGGCGTGAAGACCAGCACGCTCTACTACGGCACCGCCCGCGGCCGCGTCGGCTACGCCTTCGACAGCTTCCTCGTCTACGGCACGGCGGGTCTCGCCTACGGCGCCGGCGAGGCGAAGTTCAACGGCGGCAGCGACGACAACCTGCACGTCGGCTGGACGGCCGGTGCCGGTATCGAGGCGGCCCTGACGCAGAACATCACGGCCCGCGCCGAGTATCTCTACGTCGACACCTCGGAAGAGACCTACCACGTCAACGGTCAGTCCGCGAAGGCCGACCTCGACGGCAGCCTCGTCCGCTTCGGCCTCGGCTACAAGTTCTGA
- a CDS encoding ATP-binding protein gives MSLLARLRPRSLAAQLTLLLLAALVGAQAVSTVVFLQNRRSAIEVAVREQILGRTAALVRLLEDTPPSLHERILETAGSPRLAYAIAAAPAVTTSAPPEDEPELAALLADAFGGREVRVAVGERDWRPRRFRDHDRAGEHAGDHAGEHAGARTGADGDDRPAPPPPPPLRVATASLSVALGPARWLNVEGQLPSPIFWAWPSTVSTAITAVAVLIAAGFAVRRITRPLRRLADAADRLGRGEDVPPLPEEGPEEARRTTHAFNAMQARVRRFVADRTRMIAAMSHDLRTPLTSLRLRAEFVDDDETREKMIATIDEMSRMTEATLAFARDDAKDEAARRTDVAALVRAIVDDFADMGADVVAEGPDRLDMTVRPSALRRALRNLVENALRYGVRARVTLARETRETVITVDDDGPGIAADRIDEVFEPFTRLETSRNAETGGVGLGLSTARSIVRAHGGEITLTNREGGGLTATVRLPV, from the coding sequence GTGAGCCTCCTCGCTCGCCTGAGGCCGCGCAGCCTCGCCGCCCAGCTGACGCTGCTGCTGCTCGCCGCCCTCGTCGGGGCGCAGGCGGTGTCGACGGTGGTGTTCCTGCAGAACCGGCGCTCGGCGATCGAGGTCGCCGTGCGCGAGCAGATCCTCGGCCGCACCGCCGCGCTGGTGCGTCTGCTCGAGGACACCCCGCCCTCCCTGCACGAGCGCATCCTCGAGACCGCCGGCTCGCCGCGGCTCGCCTACGCCATCGCCGCCGCGCCGGCGGTGACGACCTCCGCGCCGCCCGAGGACGAGCCCGAACTCGCCGCCCTGCTCGCCGACGCCTTCGGCGGCCGCGAGGTCCGCGTCGCCGTCGGCGAGCGCGACTGGCGCCCGCGCCGCTTCCGCGACCACGATCGCGCCGGCGAGCACGCCGGCGACCACGCCGGCGAGCACGCCGGGGCCCGCACCGGCGCGGACGGCGACGACCGGCCGGCCCCTCCGCCGCCCCCGCCGCTCCGGGTCGCCACCGCCTCGCTGTCGGTCGCGCTCGGGCCGGCGCGCTGGCTGAACGTCGAGGGCCAGCTGCCGAGCCCGATCTTCTGGGCGTGGCCGTCGACGGTCTCGACCGCCATCACCGCCGTCGCCGTGCTGATCGCCGCCGGCTTCGCGGTGCGCCGGATCACCCGGCCGCTGCGCCGGCTCGCCGACGCCGCCGACCGGCTCGGCCGCGGCGAGGACGTGCCGCCGCTGCCCGAGGAGGGGCCGGAGGAGGCGCGCCGCACCACCCACGCCTTCAACGCCATGCAGGCGCGGGTCCGCCGCTTCGTCGCCGACCGCACCCGGATGATCGCGGCGATGAGCCACGACCTGCGCACGCCGCTGACGTCGCTGCGCCTGCGCGCCGAGTTCGTCGACGACGACGAGACGCGCGAGAAGATGATCGCCACCATCGACGAGATGAGCCGGATGACCGAGGCGACCCTCGCCTTCGCCCGCGACGACGCCAAGGACGAGGCCGCCCGCCGCACCGACGTCGCCGCCCTCGTGCGCGCCATCGTCGACGACTTCGCCGACATGGGCGCCGACGTGGTCGCCGAAGGCCCGGACCGGCTCGACATGACCGTGCGGCCGTCGGCGCTGCGCCGGGCGCTGCGCAACCTCGTCGAGAACGCGCTGCGCTACGGCGTCCGCGCCCGGGTGACGCTGGCGCGCGAGACCCGCGAGACCGTGATCACCGTCGACGACGACGGCCCCGGCATCGCCGCCGACCGCATCGACGAGGTGTTCGAACCCTTCACCCGCCTCGAGACCTCCCGCAACGCCGAAACCGGCGGCGTCGGCCTCGGCCTCTCCACCGCCCGCTCCATCGTCCGCGCCCACGGCGGCGAGATCACGCTGACCAACCGCGAGGGGGGCGGGCTGACGGCGACGGTGCGGTTGCCGGTGTGA
- a CDS encoding methyl-accepting chemotaxis protein produces the protein MLGSLFGAKTKPIDDDIGELWAVLSRYCGVGLWDAKIHAGDPMHAESRWRWSGEFRRLCGFAPDDVAGFPDKVGSWADRLHPEDAPKTFEAFGACLADRTGKVGYDVTYRLKTKDGSWRWFRAIGGVKRGAGGVAERACGALVDVHDQTLAMERARLLDENAGVGLWDATPVAGDATHADAAWRWSGEFRRLCGFAPDDVRGFPDKVGSWADRLHPEDAGKTFEAFGACLADRSGRTGYDAVYRLKVKSGAYRWFRAVGGVSRDASGVPLRVCGSLIDVHEQKTAELQFLAQSRLQDEVASMADHLSTSVSGSASDAAAGVRAIADSTERLAASINEISDRVNNSAAASASASEQATVTADIVQSLVGAVGRISEVLQLIDSIAQQTNLLALNATIEAARAGELGKGFAVVANEVKMLATQSSRATKEIATQIQNVEAEATKAAEAIGSITGVTRRAQDIAAEIARAVATQDAATREIAHRTTEVARQTGDVSRSIQAITGEIQSKIAEIDRKVA, from the coding sequence ATGCTCGGCAGCCTGTTCGGTGCGAAGACCAAGCCCATCGACGACGACATCGGCGAACTCTGGGCGGTGCTCAGCCGCTATTGCGGCGTCGGCCTGTGGGACGCGAAGATCCACGCCGGCGACCCGATGCACGCCGAGAGCCGGTGGCGCTGGTCGGGCGAGTTCCGCCGCCTCTGCGGCTTCGCGCCCGACGACGTCGCGGGCTTCCCCGACAAGGTCGGCTCGTGGGCCGACCGGCTCCACCCGGAGGACGCCCCGAAGACCTTCGAGGCCTTCGGCGCCTGCCTCGCCGACCGCACCGGCAAGGTCGGCTACGACGTCACCTATCGCCTGAAGACCAAGGACGGCAGCTGGCGCTGGTTCCGCGCCATCGGCGGCGTCAAGCGCGGCGCCGGCGGCGTCGCCGAACGGGCCTGCGGCGCGCTCGTCGACGTCCACGACCAGACGCTGGCGATGGAGCGCGCGCGCCTCCTCGACGAGAACGCCGGCGTCGGCCTGTGGGACGCCACCCCGGTCGCCGGCGACGCCACGCACGCCGACGCCGCCTGGCGCTGGTCGGGCGAGTTCCGCCGCCTCTGCGGCTTCGCGCCCGACGACGTCCGCGGCTTCCCCGACAAGGTCGGCTCGTGGGCCGACCGGCTCCACCCGGAGGACGCCGGCAAGACCTTCGAGGCCTTCGGCGCCTGCCTCGCCGACCGCTCGGGCCGTACCGGCTACGACGCGGTCTACCGCCTGAAGGTCAAGAGCGGCGCCTACCGCTGGTTCCGCGCCGTCGGCGGCGTCTCCCGCGACGCCTCGGGCGTGCCGCTGCGGGTCTGCGGCTCGCTGATCGACGTGCACGAGCAGAAGACCGCCGAGCTGCAGTTCCTGGCGCAGTCGCGCCTGCAGGACGAGGTCGCCTCGATGGCCGACCACCTCTCGACCAGCGTGTCGGGCTCGGCCTCGGACGCGGCGGCCGGCGTGCGCGCCATCGCCGACAGTACCGAGCGGCTCGCCGCCTCGATCAACGAGATCTCCGACCGGGTCAACAATTCGGCGGCGGCCTCGGCCTCGGCCTCCGAGCAGGCGACGGTGACCGCCGACATCGTGCAGTCGCTGGTCGGCGCGGTCGGCCGGATCAGCGAGGTGCTGCAGCTGATCGACAGCATCGCCCAGCAGACCAACCTGCTCGCCCTCAACGCCACCATCGAGGCGGCCCGGGCCGGCGAACTCGGCAAGGGATTCGCCGTGGTCGCCAACGAGGTCAAGATGCTGGCGACCCAGTCGAGCCGGGCCACCAAGGAGATCGCCACCCAGATCCAGAACGTCGAGGCGGAGGCGACCAAGGCGGCCGAAGCGATCGGCAGCATCACCGGCGTGACGCGGCGCGCCCAGGACATCGCCGCCGAGATCGCCCGCGCCGTCGCCACCCAGGACGCCGCCACCCGCGAGATCGCCCATCGCACCACCGAGGTCGCCCGTCAGACCGGCGACGTCTCGCGCTCGATCCAGGCGATCACCGGCGAGATCCAGTCCAAGATCGCCGAGATCGACCGCAAGGTCGCCTGA
- a CDS encoding response regulator, with translation MTEPAPHILVVDDHRDIRDLIGRYLVKNGLRVTPAESAAAARKALKAAAIDLVVLDVMMPGEDGLSFCRHLRESSEIPVILLTAMAEDTDRIVGLEVGADDYVTKPFNPRELLARIRAVLRRTQAVPKQRDPIEARRLVFDRFALDVGRRELTGEDGVSIPLSTAEYQLLQAFLKRPHLVLTRDQLMDLTSGRSPQVFDRSIDNQVSRLRKKIEADPKNPTLIKTVWGGGYVFTADVVEDAP, from the coding sequence ATGACCGAACCCGCCCCCCACATCCTCGTCGTCGACGACCACCGCGACATCCGCGACCTGATCGGCCGCTACCTCGTCAAGAACGGCCTGCGCGTCACCCCGGCCGAGAGCGCGGCCGCCGCGCGCAAGGCGCTGAAGGCCGCCGCGATCGACCTCGTGGTGCTCGACGTCATGATGCCCGGCGAGGACGGCCTGTCCTTCTGCCGACACCTGCGCGAATCCTCCGAGATCCCGGTGATCCTCCTGACCGCCATGGCCGAGGACACCGACCGCATCGTCGGCCTCGAGGTCGGCGCGGACGACTACGTCACCAAGCCGTTCAACCCGCGCGAACTGCTGGCGCGCATCCGCGCCGTGCTCCGCCGCACCCAGGCCGTGCCGAAGCAGCGCGATCCGATCGAGGCGCGCCGGCTCGTCTTCGACCGCTTCGCGCTCGACGTCGGCCGCCGCGAACTCACCGGCGAGGACGGCGTCTCGATCCCGCTGTCGACGGCCGAGTACCAGTTGCTCCAGGCCTTCCTGAAGCGGCCGCACCTCGTGCTGACCCGCGACCAGCTGATGGACCTCACCTCCGGCCGCAGTCCGCAGGTGTTCGACCGCTCGATCGACAACCAGGTGAGCCGTCTGCGCAAGAAAATCGAGGCCGATCCGAAGAACCCGACCCTGATCAAGACCGTCTGGGGCGGCGGCTACGTCTTCACCGCCGACGTCGTCGAGGACGCCCCGTGA